From the genome of Thermogutta terrifontis, one region includes:
- the hisF gene encoding imidazole glycerol phosphate synthase subunit HisF codes for MLAKRVIPCLDVDRGRVVKGTKFLNLRDAGDPVEVAARYEEEGADELVFLDITASHEGREIMLDVVRRTAEVVFMPLTVGGGIRTLDDIRKLLNAGADKVSINSAACRNPEFVYQAARRFGSQCIVVNIDPKRVIKDGKEFWEVHINGGRVGTGLEAVAWAKEVERLGAGEIVLTSMDADGTQAGYDLEITRAVREVVSIPLVASGGAGCPQHMADAILKAGADAVLAAGIFHFGQYTIRETKEYLRRCGIPVRL; via the coding sequence ATGCTGGCGAAGCGTGTGATTCCGTGTCTCGATGTTGATCGTGGCCGCGTCGTCAAGGGGACCAAGTTTCTCAACCTCCGCGATGCCGGTGACCCCGTGGAAGTGGCCGCCCGATACGAAGAAGAAGGCGCTGACGAGTTGGTCTTTCTGGATATCACGGCCAGCCATGAGGGACGGGAGATCATGCTGGACGTCGTTCGGCGGACCGCGGAGGTGGTCTTCATGCCATTGACGGTAGGTGGTGGCATCCGCACCCTGGACGACATCCGCAAGCTCCTCAACGCGGGGGCGGATAAGGTCTCCATCAATTCGGCCGCTTGCCGGAATCCTGAATTTGTCTATCAGGCGGCTCGCAGATTCGGCAGTCAGTGCATCGTCGTGAACATTGACCCCAAACGCGTCATCAAGGACGGCAAAGAGTTCTGGGAGGTCCATATCAACGGCGGGCGGGTGGGCACCGGACTGGAGGCGGTGGCCTGGGCGAAAGAGGTGGAACGGCTGGGCGCCGGGGAGATCGTGCTGACCTCGATGGATGCAGACGGCACGCAGGCCGGCTACGATCTGGAGATCACCCGAGCCGTGCGGGAGGTCGTGTCGATTCCCCTTGTGGCCAGTGGTGGGGCGGGGTGCCCCCAGCACATGGCCGACGCGATTCTCAAAGCGGGGGCCGACGCCGTACTGGCCGCCGGAATCTTCCATTTCGGCCAGTACACGATCCGAGAGACCAAGGAGTATCTGCGCCGCTGCGGAATCCCGGTCCGGCTGTGA
- a CDS encoding peroxiredoxin codes for MAVLVSKEAPDFKATAVMPDGSFKEISLKDYRGKYVILFFWPLDFTFVCPTEIIAFSDRAEEFEKLGVQILGCSVDSHYTHLAWRNTPRSHGGIGQVKYPLIADLSKKIAQDYDVLLPNGVALRGLFFIDKQGIVRHQVVNDLPLGRSVDEALRVVKAWQFYEQHGEVCPADWNEGKPTIKPDPKASQEFFSKVYKD; via the coding sequence ATGGCAGTGCTCGTATCGAAAGAAGCCCCCGATTTCAAGGCAACGGCCGTCATGCCGGATGGCTCGTTCAAGGAAATTTCGCTCAAAGATTACCGTGGCAAATACGTGATTCTGTTCTTCTGGCCCCTGGACTTCACGTTCGTTTGCCCCACCGAGATCATCGCCTTCTCAGATCGGGCAGAGGAATTTGAGAAGCTCGGCGTGCAGATTCTTGGTTGCTCGGTAGACAGCCACTATACCCACCTGGCCTGGCGTAACACGCCTCGCAGCCACGGTGGCATTGGCCAGGTCAAGTATCCGCTCATTGCCGATTTGAGCAAGAAAATCGCCCAGGACTACGACGTGCTGCTGCCGAATGGCGTGGCCTTGCGGGGATTGTTCTTCATCGACAAGCAGGGCATCGTGCGGCATCAGGTGGTTAACGACCTGCCGCTGGGCCGAAGCGTGGATGAGGCTCTCCGCGTGGTCAAGGCCTGGCAGTTCTACGAACAGCATGGCGAAGTCTGCCCGGCCGACTGGAACGAGGGAAAACCCACCATCAAGCCCGATCCCAAGGCGAGCCAGGAATTCTTCTCGAAGGTTTACAAGGATTGA
- a CDS encoding HAD family hydrolase: MEKLAVIFDMDGVLIDSYHAHFESWRIIAAEEGLQITEEQFAKTFGRTSREIIAALWGQHTPNDAKILELDERKEAAFRELIRENFPIMPGAPELLESLHQAGFALAIGSSGPPENVELTVRKLGPAAHFGAIVTGKDVTRGKPDPQVFLLAAERLGVDPRYCAVVEDAPPGIEAAHRAGMKAVGLASTGRTKEMLAAADLVVSSLKELSPAVFRRLILGEE, translated from the coding sequence ATGGAGAAACTGGCCGTTATCTTCGATATGGATGGCGTCCTCATCGACTCGTACCATGCGCACTTTGAGAGCTGGCGGATCATTGCGGCGGAAGAGGGTCTCCAGATCACCGAGGAACAATTTGCCAAAACATTCGGGCGAACGAGTCGCGAAATCATCGCCGCTCTGTGGGGACAGCACACGCCGAACGACGCCAAGATTCTGGAACTGGATGAGCGAAAAGAGGCGGCATTTCGCGAACTGATTAGGGAGAATTTTCCCATCATGCCGGGTGCCCCGGAGCTTCTGGAATCACTCCATCAGGCGGGTTTCGCATTGGCGATTGGCTCGTCTGGCCCACCGGAGAACGTGGAGTTGACCGTGCGGAAGTTGGGGCCGGCCGCCCATTTCGGAGCGATCGTCACAGGCAAGGACGTGACCCGGGGGAAACCTGATCCCCAAGTATTTCTTCTGGCGGCGGAGCGTCTGGGTGTTGATCCCCGCTACTGTGCCGTGGTGGAAGATGCACCGCCGGGCATTGAGGCGGCGCACCGGGCGGGGATGAAGGCCGTTGGACTGGCCAGCACAGGTCGAACAAAAGAAATGCTGGCGGCGGCTGATCTGGTGGTGTCCTCTTTGAAGGAACTGTCTCCGGCGGTTTTTCGTAGGCTCATTCTGGGCGAAGAGTGA
- a CDS encoding type IV pilus twitching motility protein PilT — protein MATMQEPVRPVFGKRPKNLEIDKLFRALVKFEGSDLHLKVGRPPYIRVAGSLRPLNHPPIDEEQMIRLILPMLDERLRRILEEDGGCDFAHVVDVDGVTWRFRVNVLQQMGYLGLVARRINNYIPDFEKLNLPPILEKLCQFDQGMILLAGVTGSGKSTTIASMLNWINRHYRKHILTLEDPIEFTFTEDKCLINQREIGIDVKNFMIGMKHAVREDPDVMLVGEMRDRETFETAIQAAETGHLVFGTIHASSAPSTISRILDLFPQEMHRAIRSAIAFNMKAIIAQKLLPSIHPDFKRVPAVEIMIFNPMVKKLVLEEQDQKLADVIRMSKEEGMQDFTMSLKDLVERRLIDRATAFEVAPNPEALQMALKGIEVKAPGIL, from the coding sequence ATGGCTACAATGCAGGAGCCGGTTCGGCCAGTATTCGGCAAGCGACCCAAAAATCTGGAAATCGATAAACTCTTCCGCGCTCTGGTCAAATTCGAGGGGAGCGACCTTCACTTGAAAGTCGGCAGACCGCCGTATATCCGGGTCGCGGGATCGCTGCGACCGTTAAACCACCCTCCGATTGATGAAGAGCAGATGATCCGGCTGATCCTGCCCATGCTGGACGAGCGACTGCGTCGCATCCTGGAGGAAGACGGAGGGTGCGATTTCGCCCACGTCGTGGATGTGGACGGCGTGACGTGGCGTTTTCGGGTGAACGTGCTTCAGCAGATGGGCTACCTGGGATTGGTGGCGCGACGCATCAATAACTACATCCCGGACTTCGAAAAACTCAATTTGCCCCCAATTCTGGAGAAGCTCTGTCAGTTTGATCAGGGGATGATTCTTCTCGCTGGTGTGACGGGGTCCGGTAAGAGTACGACCATTGCGTCGATGCTCAACTGGATCAATCGCCATTACCGCAAGCACATTCTCACCCTGGAAGACCCCATTGAGTTCACCTTCACGGAGGACAAATGTCTGATCAACCAGCGGGAAATCGGCATCGATGTGAAAAACTTCATGATCGGTATGAAACACGCCGTGCGTGAGGACCCGGACGTCATGCTCGTGGGCGAAATGCGTGACCGGGAGACCTTCGAGACGGCGATCCAGGCCGCGGAAACCGGGCACCTTGTGTTCGGAACAATCCACGCTTCCAGCGCCCCGAGCACCATCAGCCGTATTCTGGACCTGTTCCCGCAGGAGATGCACCGGGCAATCCGTAGTGCAATTGCCTTCAACATGAAGGCCATTATCGCCCAAAAGCTGCTGCCTTCCATTCATCCCGATTTCAAACGCGTGCCGGCTGTGGAGATCATGATTTTTAATCCCATGGTCAAGAAGCTGGTTCTGGAAGAGCAGGACCAGAAGCTGGCGGACGTCATTCGCATGTCGAAAGAGGAAGGCATGCAGGATTTCACGATGAGTCTGAAGGACCTTGTGGAGCGACGCCTGATCGATCGCGCCACGGCCTTCGAAGTGGCTCCCAATCCGGAAGCTCTCCAGATGGCTTTGAAAGGGATCGAAGTCAAGGCACCTGGGATTCTCTGA
- a CDS encoding NRDE family protein, translating into MCILALQYQIAKDAPILVAHNREEALDRPSQPPRIQSGRPRVVCPVDRKAGGTWLGVNQHGLFVAVGNRPKRNVPLEPISRGILCRKLLGFTNARDAAQYAVEELSTGQYMGANYICADANFAAVVYGGDEVRLVELPPGLHILTNGDINDPNDSRQEFVRRLLTLQRLDSAVAFLAVASRTFARRCDANGKWGVVFTRGNFGTVSSTLLSLTKKTHHSILQYSAGPPDQVPYEDYSALLRQVLSSDRAARAQMAKKGVTCPPQTSGA; encoded by the coding sequence ATGTGTATCCTTGCTCTGCAATATCAAATAGCGAAAGACGCACCGATTCTTGTGGCACACAATCGGGAGGAGGCTCTTGATCGGCCGAGTCAACCGCCGCGGATCCAGTCCGGGCGACCCCGTGTGGTCTGTCCGGTGGACAGAAAAGCCGGGGGGACCTGGCTGGGCGTCAATCAGCATGGGTTGTTTGTGGCGGTAGGCAATCGGCCCAAGCGGAACGTCCCGCTGGAACCCATTTCCCGCGGCATCCTGTGCCGAAAGTTGCTGGGCTTCACCAACGCACGGGACGCTGCCCAGTACGCCGTCGAGGAACTTTCCACCGGCCAGTACATGGGTGCCAACTATATCTGCGCGGACGCCAACTTTGCCGCGGTGGTTTACGGCGGCGACGAAGTTCGTCTGGTGGAGCTTCCGCCCGGACTCCACATTTTGACCAATGGGGACATCAACGACCCGAACGACTCCCGCCAGGAATTTGTGCGACGGCTGCTCACGTTGCAACGGCTGGATTCCGCCGTGGCGTTCTTGGCGGTGGCCAGTCGAACGTTCGCCCGACGGTGTGACGCCAACGGGAAGTGGGGGGTCGTATTTACCCGGGGCAATTTCGGAACGGTCAGCTCCACCCTCCTTTCTCTCACTAAGAAGACGCACCACTCGATCCTGCAGTATTCCGCGGGGCCGCCGGACCAGGTTCCCTATGAAGATTACTCGGCCCTGCTACGGCAGGTGCTCTCGAGCGACCGCGCAGCCAGGGCGCAAATGGCCAAAAAGGGCGTCACCTGTCCGCCGCAGACCTCCGGCGCATGA